In the Geobacter sp. FeAm09 genome, one interval contains:
- a CDS encoding NADH-quinone oxidoreductase subunit J, which translates to MEQIIFYILAGVAVIGTILAITEKHPVHAILYLVTSLFSIAVIFYLLMAPLVAAFEVILYAGAIMVLFLFVIMMLDLGHPEKGVAPQWRQWLPALVLAGVSIACLTVVIVSRHASPAAPPAPALPIRVVARCLFKDHGLAVELISLQLLFALVGALYLGRQGAPSPGLRPPSPQGRGAGGEGGPS; encoded by the coding sequence ATGGAACAAATCATTTTCTACATATTGGCCGGGGTAGCCGTTATCGGCACGATCCTGGCCATTACCGAGAAACACCCGGTGCACGCCATCCTGTACCTGGTCACCTCCCTGTTCTCCATCGCGGTGATCTTTTACCTGCTGATGGCGCCGCTGGTGGCGGCCTTCGAGGTGATCCTCTACGCCGGCGCCATCATGGTGCTGTTCCTGTTCGTGATCATGATGCTCGATCTGGGGCACCCGGAAAAGGGGGTGGCGCCCCAGTGGCGCCAGTGGCTGCCGGCCCTGGTGCTGGCCGGGGTGAGTATCGCCTGCCTGACGGTCGTCATCGTCTCCCGCCATGCCTCCCCGGCCGCACCACCAGCCCCGGCCCTGCCGATCCGCGTGGTGGCCCGCTGCCTGTTCAAGGATCATGGCCTGGCGGTGGAGCTGATCTCGCTGCAACTGCTGTTTGCCTTGGTCGGCGCACTCTATCTGGGTCGGCAAGGTGCTCCCTCACCCGGCCTTCGGCCACCCTCTCCCCAGGGGAGAGGGGCTGGGGGGGAGGGGGGACCGTCATGA
- the nuoK gene encoding NADH-quinone oxidoreductase subunit NuoK: MIVPLGHILILAGLLFFLGMGGLLAWRANLIMMLVCIEVMLNAVMLVFVGGSARWGTADGQLFAIFIMALTSAEVSLALAMVVYLHRRRKTVDTDRFGEMKG; the protein is encoded by the coding sequence ATGATCGTTCCGCTGGGACATATCCTCATCCTGGCCGGCCTGCTCTTCTTCCTGGGGATGGGGGGGCTTCTGGCCTGGCGGGCCAATCTGATCATGATGCTGGTCTGCATCGAGGTCATGCTGAATGCCGTCATGCTGGTCTTCGTGGGGGGCTCGGCCCGCTGGGGCACAGCGGACGGCCAACTGTTCGCCATCTTCATCATGGCCCTCACCTCGGCCGAGGTCTCCCTGGCCCTGGCCATGGTGGTCTACCTGCACCGGCGGCGCAAGACCGTGGATACGGACCGGTTCGGCGAGATGAAGGGGTAA